The nucleotide window CAAGTGATTTTTCTCTTACTCAAGTGATAATTCTAATTTTGTCATTTCCCCATCTACTGACATTAGAGTACTAGAAGATTAATAAAATTGTATAGATTTTTATATTATTAAGTCAGAGTAAGGAAATGGGTTTCCGTATATGCAAATACCTGATGCCCTCTTCAATACTTATTAAAAACTTAACTTAACCTTCAGACTATCAGAACCATCAGTTATTTTTATAACTCAGTGAATGAACTTAACATGCTAATAAAATAAGGAGTGAAAAAACATGGTAGCAAAAATTGATGCCAACTCCTGTGAGAGTTGCGGAAACTGTATAGGTGAATGCCCTGCATGTGCAATTTCCATCAACGACGATGATGTTTCGTTTGTCATTGAAGATAAATGCAATGACTGCGGTATATGTCTGAATGCATGTGTACATGGGGCAATTACCATTGTTTAAGGCTCTATTACACTGAAGGATCTTGTGGATCCAAGTCCAACCGACGTTAATCTTTTTCAAATAGTCAGGAGAAGTTTATATCTCTTTATACCTTTGTTGACTTTTTTCCGAATTCTTGTGGTTGGTCTATTTTCCAACTCCCGCGAGGTATGAAGAGATCTGCCCTCCAACTCCTCAACCTTATTTTCTAATTTTGGTTGCGTTATCAACATTTAATATTATAATATGGATAATAATAGAAAGAATTTCATATAATTTAAAACAATTAACCGTTTAGGTTGATGCTTATATCCCTGGAGCTAAAGACTCAGGGGTTTACGCTTCACCTATAATATAGTAGGAAGTGTTAAAGATGGACATTACAAGCAAAGAAGTAGAAATTCTTCTGGTAGAAGACAATGAAGGCGATGTTGACTTAGTTGAAGAAGTTTTTGAAGAAATGAAAATAAAAAAAATCTTCATGTTTCAAGAGACGGAGAAGAGGCAATCCTATTTTTAAATAAACAGGGACAGTTTTTAGACACCCCACGCCCGGATATAATAATTCTGGACCTAAATTTACCAAAGAAAGATGGGCGTGAAGTTCTTCAAGAAGTAAAACAAGATGAGAACCTTCGAAATATACCGATAGTAGTTCTAACTACTTCTACAGCTGAAGAAGATATACTTAAATCTTATAATCTGCACGCTAATGCCTATATCACCAAACCTGTTGACTTTGACCAGTTTATAAAAGTAGTTAAATCTATAGCAAAGTTCTGGTTTGAAACTGCAGAGTTACCACCAAAATAAAATATTGATGACCAGAGAAGATACACTATGAATCAAAATATAAGTAAATCCGGTATTGATATTATAGGAGATGTGCCTTGGGGAATACAACTCTGTCAGTTCGACCAGAGCAAGGAAGACCTGTTGGATATACTTGTCCTTTATTTCAAAGCAAGACTGGAAAATAATAAATTTTGCATGTGGGTTACATCGTAACCTTTTGGAGAAGAAGCAAAAGAAATCCTTCGAAGAGCT belongs to Methanosarcina barkeri 3 and includes:
- a CDS encoding 4Fe-4S binding protein codes for the protein MVAKIDANSCESCGNCIGECPACAISINDDDVSFVIEDKCNDCGICLNACVHGAITIV
- a CDS encoding response regulator, producing MDLNLPKKDGREVLQEVKQDENLRNIPIVVLTTSTAEEDILKSYNLHANAYITKPVDFDQFIKVVKSIAKFWFETAELPPK